TTCACAAcgccccccccgccctcccACTGGTTTTTAAAGCACTATTCAGGCAGTCCCAGCCGTTTACCACCGGCTCTGCACCCTCTCAGCCCGTTATCGCCCCCACCTCCTTAGTCGGCCCTGCCCTCTCTCAGATAACCCAACCCCTCACTGCTCGTCCTCCCCGAACACATCGTTCTGTTTGCGCTTCATGTTTTCAAAGTCAAAGTCGCTTCCAGTCATACGTTTGTAGATGTCCTTGATGTCGTTGCAAGTTGTCTCAAAGTGAGTTGTGGCATCGTAGGAACTTGAGGCGAAGACCTGGGAAAGAtaaaatggtgagaaaaagaaatgagcagcTACAGTATGCTGGTGCCCCGAGTTAAACTCtctgggcctgatttactaaaggtttgcgtgcataaaagcgtgtgcaaacttgacatcacccgcaaaccaaagtgccagctgatctactaacagcgtgcaaagaggaatgctcctctcaaatgagcaaaatagcacacgctgttcatttagtacttttgccctgatgaattatcaatatggggcgtacccgccagaaatcctaaatactgggaggggaaaatgcaaataggtccatttaccacacgcaatgagatttaccaagcctgaaagtttttgcggggattgtgattgcgtctgtatttaatacgtttgaaaggaaggtgctaatctgctgctgctgttattgtgacaaggaggcgacatccaaaatcaaagaatacgcagagagagagagtctttattctgctgcatgctattttaaaaatggttgcacaagttttattaaaggccactttttctttagttcttcgccttatatcttgccaccttcttttaacctaatctgccgttctttttgtcttaccaactgcatttattctatcgcagattttctcccatattgtgtttcttttggtaatgtttaaatttatttgctgtagttcatgaatgtgtttatttgcctcttccactaatatttctaactccaccgcgtcaaatttcattttgcgcttgcgactatcctgctttccatccagactctccatggcgcaaactgtaagacacgcaacacctcatttaaatactgcggtttgcacctgttatcaattgcgcaagcattcttagttgatcacccacaaaccacacaacaacagcacgtgcaaactttttcagtgcacacgcaatttagtactctttatttaggatcttagtaaatcgggccctctgTGTTCAATGCTGCTAACGTTGGCTGGTTAACGTGCAGATCTGATTCACAATCATGGGTCACATGgttaaaacaaatcaaatcaaatcaaatcaaactttatttatatagcacttttcatacaaataaggcaatacaaagtgcttaacataaaacaaataaacataaaacttatgaatgccctgcccccctccccgcacacacacagacacaagcacactacaattcacccagattatacacacagacacacacgcagacacacggaGTAGACATGACAAAGAAAAACTTTGTCATGGAAAAACTGACATTTACTTAGACTTGAACAGGAAAAGTTTGAAGACTGCTGGAAGTCATGGACTGAATATGTATCCTCCTTTAGATTGGACTTTAAATAATCTTTAGTAGAAGAGACTAATCCACTAACTCCCCCTAAGTTCTTGAGCTACTCTactgtttttaatattttgactCTGTGATGTTTCAagtattacaggactgtctcagaaaattagaatattgtgattttctgtaatgcaattacaaaaacaaaaatgtcatacattctggattcattacaaatcaactgaaatattgcaagccttttattattttaatattgctgatcatgacttacagcttaagaaagctcaaatatcctatctaaaaaaattagaatattctgggaatcttaatcttaaactgtaaaccataatcagcaatattaaaataataaaaggcttgtaatatttcagctgatttgtaatgaatccagaacatttttgtttttttaattgcattacagaaaataaagaactttatcacaatattctaattttctgagacagtcctgtatattgtttCAGGTGAACATGTTTGTAACTAgtcccccttccttctttttttgccttttcactctccattttcattgctatgatACTAGGAAAAGAGCAGGTAAAAAGGTGTGAgaaatatagtttttttttctttcttctttattattattttaattttagttttattattttattttttatttttactttttttctctccttccctgtaatattatttttcctccttttcattCTCTTTATGAATGACTTGtcttctttttaattttattttacttttatttatatcaAAAACAGGGACATTATGTAAGCATGCAATATTGTATAACATGTATCACCTTTGTTCCAAATAAagattttaatgaaaaaaaaaaaaaaacgaagaaaagcACGGGTTCCTGGAAGTATCACTATTCTTAAACTATAGAACTCATTTTCTAGGAACAGTAATTAGTTACAAGATCCTTCAGCAGAAACCTAACAAGATACCTCAGCCGGGACAAAAGTGGTGGACCAACATTCTGACGTCGGTATATTGGATATGAACAACAACTGAAGAACATTTTTTCTAGTTGCACTGCTGCTGGAGAAAATGTCTTACCTGGCTCTCAGTACCATCATCCGTAGGCTCGTAAAGGTCGCTAATAGCCACAAATCTATTGAAAAAATAAACCAgttgatgaataaataaatacaaattaaataaaagacatattttaaatcatattattttcattttctgcatacagaactgtctcagaaaattagaatatcgtgataaagtcctttattttctgtaatgcaaaaatgtctggattcattacaaatcaactgaaatattgcaagccttttattattttaatattgctgatcatggcttacagcttaagaaaactcaaatatcctatctaaaaaaattagaatattctgggaatcttaatcttaaactgtaagccataatcagcaatattaaaataataaaaggattgcaatatttcagttgatttgtaatgaatccagaatgtatgacatttttgttttttttaattgcattacagaaaataaagaactttatcacaatattctaattttcggaaacagtcctgtatttgcTGGACTGTAAATGCACAAGATGCTGAATAATGACGCAGAAATAAGATGAGGGAATTATTGCACTGACTTTTGGTCGAtgggctccagcagctccagggcCGGCTCGATCTCGGCCTCGGGCTGGCTGGTTTCCACCGTGGTGCTGACGATGGCGATGTACTTCCCCTGGGCGGCCACATTGTGAGCATAAGAGATCATGCACACGTAGATGTCTGCAGGATGGAGAAAATGGtccaagaagaaagaaaaggttaAATCAGAGTTAAATTAAACCTGAATGAAATGTTTTGTGACAGCAGAAATATATTACAGACAATTACATTTTTTCCCTTCTGATTGTGAGAAGAATATTTGCAGTTTACAACAGTCAATAATAGTATTTTTCATGTTGACAGgttaacacagtgaaaatgattATCTTGTTACAATGTTTGCTctgaaggaaaaatgtaaaatgtagcATTTACATGGATGTTGAATTGACACTTTCTAACCCCCAGACTGATAGGGTGGGCATTTCAAAGACTGCTAAAGAAAAAGCTCGAATAACAGCAGGCTTTGTGATATTCAcacgtacggtggccgagacccgccattgctgaaaattaaagaaacgctgcaaataaaaataaacgctgctgcaaataaaaataaacgctttgcaaataaaataaacgctgcaaataaaaacaaaggccgctgcaaataaatgaaacgctgcaaatataaagaaacgcagctgcaaataaaataaaacaacgctaataaaaaagccacaacggaagtgaattaacggggactatttttgctgatgcaccggtgttttttacgtgagaggagaagaagaagacgaagaggacgtaagtgaaaaggaagaaataagaagagcgaggaataagaagaacaacgaacgagaaaataagtgaaaaggttagtgttcaacgtcactacgtgtaatttttaatgtgcaacaccggtgatCACTTTCTGATCGCACAAAGTGATCAGCTGAggataaaaaatcctccccctcaatacaaaatcacaaaaaacaaatcaatcaatagaaaaagaaaagaaaggaaaaagaaaaggtaaaagaaacaaaaaaacacaataaatacacaaacaaaaatatccataaaatggccatttcatttcaattagaATAGCCTATTAATTTTGCCTAGATAAGAGATGCCCCACCAAGCTgctcctaaacatttttaaggatgatgcaAACTTAAAGTtatagtcagtaatgttggagagctagcaagatttgaaagtggcacctcctctaagccccgccccctcctccccctcccgtcagcgctccgtccaaagccacgcccctacaaactttggggaacgcgcatttgcaggagtccagttttccaggacattttggacagcacattttcaacaaaactaccccatgtctcattcacctgtaagcgaggccggttttagggcggggcaggggtgggctgtgcccacccaaacgtgcgtcctgcccacccaatcaaagttatggggagcctttatttttttttataattttatttttttataaatataaaaaaatatcacagaatatctaccgtttctgattgggtgggcactgcgcatcatttttagacacaacaatgaacgcataccgcaaaagttgtgtctcggcggagaaACCCGACGTCCTAGCAAAAttagcacaacagagaagttcagaacagcagacagagcacacactgaaggctgatttatggttccacgttacaccaacgcagaatggtgtgcgtcgctgcgtaccctacgccgtaggctacgccgtaccctacggcgtagccgtggcaacagagcctgcactgCACCGCAGCGCAGGCTCTGTtgctgaacacattattcactggctactctcaggatggaaggaccatttcacccagtataacaataaatgtttttgaatacgatcacagactatacctttaagagaCCTATCTTaagagttccagagttgagggccatgaaatttgataaaggatttgTGACTGGAGGTACTGGAGGAAATGTTTCAGTTAGGTAAAAATGTAATGTGGCCATCAGTTTCATTATTCAGCCTTATTGTCAAAATCCGCTGCTGATCCTCACCTGAGTTGCGGTTGACCTGGTTCTGGGGAATGATGATCTGGCAGGAGTTGGCGTCGTTAGTGTTTTTGATGGGGTGGCTGAGGATGCAGATCACACGGATCACCTGACCCGCCTTGCGGACGCGATCCGCGATGTAACTGGGATCACAGATGAGCTGCTTACAGCGAGCCACCTGCAGCAGGAACCACACAGTAATGCACATGAACGCATATTGAAGGACATAATTGTTCTATTTAGATGAAGAAACTCACTGTCTATCCATCTCAAATGTTTTGACAACATTAATAAATGTTGAAAAAGTTGGATAATAGATCAATCCGGGTATACCTCGCCCTCAGATTTCACTCCGATTACTTTGCCCCCCTCCATCACTATCTCATCCACTGGTTTGTTCAGCATGTACGTTCCTCCATAGATTGCACTCAACCTATAATGAAAGTGAACAAGACGTATCAAATGATGtattttttgtcatatttacCATGAAAGACTATCTCCATCCATCATAATGACCAAAAATGATTAAAACCTGGCAAATCCCTGTGGCAGTTCTCCCAGACCGTACAGAGGGTAGAGGTACGGGCTCTTCCCGTAGCGCGCCAGCGACTCGCTGTACAGCTTGATACGATTGATCGTCTCCAGACACGGAACGTCCAGGTAGCTGGAGGTGGAGAGGAAACACTGAAGGTGAAGAGGAAACACTGAAGGTGAAGAGGAAACACTGAAGGTGAAGAGGAAACACTGAAGGTGAAGAGGAAACACTGAAGGTGGAGAGGAAACACTGAAGGTGGAGAGGAAACACTGAAGGTGGAGAGGAAACACTGAAGGTGAAGAGGAAACACTGAAGGTGAAGAGGAAACACTGAAGGTGAAGAGGAAACACTGAAGGTGAAGAGGAAACACTGAAGGTGGAGAGGAAACACTGAAGGTGAAGAGGAAACACTGAAGGTGAAGAGGAAACACTGAAGGTGGAGAGGAAACACTGAAGGTGGAGAGGAAACACTGAAGGTGGAGAGGAAACACTGAAGGTGAAGAGGAAACAGTGAAGGTGAAGAGGAAACACTGAAGGTGAAGAGGAAACACTGAAGGTAAAGAGGAAACACTGAAGGTGGAGAGGAAACACTGAAGGTGAAGAGGAAacaccttatgttcctggccgagctctccgctcccagggtgcaggtttactcgtagttcctagagtatctaaatgtagatttggagggcgggcgttctgctatcaggcaccattactttggaaccaacttccaatctgggttaaggaggctgacaccacctccacctttaaaactaaacttaaaacctttctgtttagtaaagcttatagttagtgttaagtaaacctctagctggtgttggtaagtctctaggtagtgtaaactttagtgtgttagagtcagtagtcattgtcgcagctatagaacaaaactataatagttagtctcaaatatagcttcgcggtagatatgctgctataggcttatgctgcaggggggcaccgacatgatccgctgggcggtgcctctcacccttcttctcctctccttttccctgcctctcttctccattaccatttttatttattataaatatctcatagctatcatttttgtccattgttcctgtagtttcttgtgccggccccccttttttctcttttgtgtatgtttgcaggccggagcctcaggagctgcgttctggcctgtgttcccgcccccccccctctggtcatcccattgcttcttccacctgcctacgtggatgtctgctgttgctgcttccgcctgcctgcacccccccccccctctggtcatcccgctgctgcttccacatgactgttgtgtgctgctgatgcccccccccccctctggtcatcccgctgctgcttccacatgactgttgtgtgctgctgacgccccccccccccccacctctggtcatcccgctgctgcttccacctgcctgctgtgtgctgtcgacgtccctgactcccccagtctggccttcggcaggagggtccccccttatgagcctggtcctgctcaaggtttcttccctcctaaaggggagtttttcttgccactgtttggcttaaggcttttctcccactaagggagtttttacctgccattgtttatataataattgctcgggggtttatgtttatgtttatgtttatgtttatgtttatgttcatgttctggatctctggaaagcgtctagagacaacatctgttgtattagacgctatataaataaaattgaattgaattgaattgaaacactgaaggtggagaggaaacactgaaggtgaagaggaaacactgaaggtaaagaggaaacactgaaggtaaagaggaaacactgaagatgaagaggaaacaCTGAAGGTAAAGAGGAAACACTGAAGGTGGAGAGGAAACAGTGAAGGTAAAGAGGAAACACTgaagatgaagaggaaacaCTGAAGGTGGAGAGGAAACACTGAAGGTGGAGAGGAAACAGTGAAGGTGAAGAGGAAACAGTGAAGGTGGAGAGGAAACACTGAAGGTGGAGAGGAAACACTGAAGGTAAAGAGGAAACAGTGAAGGTGAAGAGGAAACACTGAAGGTGGAGAGGAAACACTGAAGGTGGAGAGGAAACACTGAAGGTAAAGAGGAAACACTGAAGGTAAAGAGGAAACACTGAAGGTGAAGAGGAAACACTGAAGGTAAAGAGGAAACACTGAAGGTGAAGAGGAAACACTGAAGGTGGAGAGGAAACACTGAAGGTGAAGAGGAAACACTGAAGGGGAAGAGGAAACACTGAAGGTGAAGAGGAAACACTGAAGGTGGAGAGGAAACACTGAAGGGGAAGAGGAAACACTGAAGGTGAAGAGGAAACACTGAAGGTAAAGAGGAAACACTGAAGGTAAAGAGGAAACACTGAAGGTAAAGAGGAAACACTGAAGGTGAAGAGGAAACACTGAAGGGGAAGAGGAAACACTGAAGGTGGAGAGGAAACAGTGAAGGTGAAGAGGAAACACTGAAGGTAAAGAGGAAACACTGAAGGTAAAGAGGAAACACTGAAGGTGAAGAGGAAACACTGAAGGTGGAGAGGAAACACTGAAGGTGAAGAGGAAACACTGAAGGTAAAGAGGAAACACTGAAGGTGAAGAGGAAACACTGAAGGTGGAGAGGAAACACTGAAGGTGGAGAGGAAACACTGAAGGTGGAGAGGAAACAGTGAAGGTGAAGAGGAAACACTGAAGGTAAAGAGGAAACACTGAAGGTAAAGAGGAAACACTGAAGGTGAAGAGGAAACACTGAAGGTGGAGAGGAAACACTGAAGGGGAAGAGGAAACACTGAAGGTGGAGAGGAAACACTGAAGGTAAAGAGGAAACACTGAAGGTGAAGAGGAAACACTGAAGGTGGAGAGGAAACACTGAAGGTGAAGAGGAAACAGTGAAGGTGGAGAGGAAACACTGAAGGTAAAGAGGAAACACTGAAGGTGAAGAGGAAACACTGAAGGTGAAGAGGAAACACTGAAGGAAGTGGGATGTTCCACATACGTTTATACATAAATACAAAGCTCAGACTTCAGTTACATATTCACACATTGGCAAGTACTTTATATttgattaacccttgtgctgtctgagggtcaaggagggaggaaggaaggaagggaggaaggaaagaaggaaggatgggagaaaaggaagggagaaaagaaggaagggaggaaagaaggaaggaaggaagaaagaaaagaaggaaggaaggaaagaaggaaggaagggaggaaagaaggaaggaaggaagaaagaaaagaaggaaggaaggaaagaaggaaggaagggaggaaagaaggaaggaagggagaaaagaaggaagggaggaaagaaggaaggaaggaaggaaggaaagaaggaaggaaataaggaagggaaaaaagaaggaaggaaggaaagaagagaggaaagaaggaaggaaggaaagaaggaaggaaggaagaaagaaaagaaggaaggaaggaaagaagagaggaaagaaggaaggaagggaggaaagaagggagaaagaaaggaggggaggaaagaaggaaggaaggaagaaagaaaagaaggaaggaaggaaagaaggaagggacgaaagaaggaaggaaggaaggaaagaagggaggaaataaggaagggaaaaaagaaggaaggaaggaaagaagagaggaaagaaggaaggaagggaaaaaagaaggaaggaaggaaaggagaaaacaaggaaataatgtacgaggggagaaaaggaagaaggaaaggagtaaagaaggaaggaaggaaggaagtaaggaaagaggaagggaggagaatgaggtcattttgacccaaagacagtacaagggttaaacccTCATAAACTGTAGGGCATTACTTGAAAAttacattgaaaataaaaagaatatagaaagaaagaaagaaagaaagaaagaaagaaagaaagaaagaaagaaagaaagaaagaaagaaagaaagaaagaaagaaagaaagaaagaaagaaagaaagaaagaaagaaagaaagaaagaaagaaagaaagaaagaaagaaagaaagaaagaaagaaccagACTCCCACACTTGTAGCTTGGTGGTTAGTGTATTCTCTGCTCTTACTCGTCTGTCCTGTAGAGGGCCAGGGCGTGACCCGTGAAGTCAATCACATCTTGGCCCAGGTCAAACTTTTTGTAAACGTCCCTCATGGTTGTGGTTTTAGGATCCACTCCTTCAAAAGTCTTTGGGTCATTCTCATCAAAATTGGCCACAAAGACTAAAAACTTGCGAAACCTTCGCTTTTCAAACATTCCCATCAGATCTGTAAATGCAAAGAGAGGTCTCACTTGAACTCTCCTCATGACTTTGTTAATACATATATAGATGTGTCAGAATGTGTTGAGGATCACTCAGACGTCTTACTTGAAGCGAGTGCCTCCGTCTCAGTTGAAGGCACCTTGTAGATCTTTCCACCTTTGTAGACAAAACTTCCCTCCACTACCTTGAAGTCCAGGTATCGTGTCACCTCTGTGTATAGCAGCATCTTCACCAGCTGACCTACAATCACACAATTTAACACACGCTCAAATATGTTACAGTAGAGACTGAAAGATACAGTCATACTATTATACACTTTAATCCCTgaacttcatttcatttcatttttatttattccgatcatggaaatatgcaaacaaaaaaaacaatacaagtaaaatgacaatacaatcaaaagcatattgCATAAcgagaaaggagcaggaagaagaaaatcttattctacctgcccctccctcaaacaaaattgaacaataataaccgatggtctgcacaattacttagttaacatcacaaagaaagaataacaaaaaaatcaaagatagattataaattttaactatttaatccatacattgctatttttttccctttaaatttctttttaaaatgaaatatgtttatacagccctttaaatcataatgtaatgaattccataacttaattccaacaacagaaacactcatctgctttaaagttgttcgggcaaatagatgtttaaaattaaattttctacgactatcttcattatttgaactgaatgtattgtaagttttctggtaatgctttacatttagctgtaCATGATTGTGAGTATCTGGAACTTTAACCAAATCATGGAGTTTCAGTTAATCTTGattcaataaataatctgttggtgttttCTCTGTAATGCGTATTGTAAATAACTCTaagtattttctgtaataaaaataaaggattcatattagttggatatgtgttgccccaGACTGCAAAACAATAAGTTAAATAAGGAAAAATTAATGAACAATATAAAATTCTCATTACTGTATGATTTAACACAAACTTAGCCTTATtccaaacaataatattttgcACACTTTTGATTTTACATGAGCTATATGAGCTTTCAATGTCAATTTCTCATCTATAATAACACCTTAAAACCTAAATTGTGATACTCTATCAATTAAAACTCCTTCTAAAGTAAGTGATACATTTCTTAATAAATGATAAATGTCTTCTTGAATGGCCAAAAAtcataaatttagtttttttcaaatttaaaaacaacttattctcatcaaaccatttttttaatttcaccatttctttttctatacATTTAGCAAGAGTTTTTAAATCATGACATCAAACTTCATGTTTTAATCTCATGGTATTCATAATTTCATGTCCATCTATCTTATATTCTGAAACTAACCATTTGCCATGAGAAACTTGGGAATGAGGTCAACATTCCAGTCCCGTCCTCTGCC
This is a stretch of genomic DNA from Cololabis saira isolate AMF1-May2022 chromosome 12, fColSai1.1, whole genome shotgun sequence. It encodes these proteins:
- the gdi1 gene encoding rab GDP dissociation inhibitor alpha produces the protein MDEEYDVIVLGTGLTECILSGIMSVNGKKVLHMDRNPYYGGESSSITPLEEVYKRFTLPDSPPESMGRGRDWNVDLIPKFLMANGQLVKMLLYTEVTRYLDFKVVEGSFVYKGGKIYKVPSTETEALASNLMGMFEKRRFRKFLVFVANFDENDPKTFEGVDPKTTTMRDVYKKFDLGQDVIDFTGHALALYRTDDYLDVPCLETINRIKLYSESLARYGKSPYLYPLYGLGELPQGFARLSAIYGGTYMLNKPVDEIVMEGGKVIGVKSEGEVARCKQLICDPSYIADRVRKAGQVIRVICILSHPIKNTNDANSCQIIIPQNQVNRNSDIYVCMISYAHNVAAQGKYIAIVSTTVETSQPEAEIEPALELLEPIDQKFVAISDLYEPTDDGTESQVFASSSYDATTHFETTCNDIKDIYKRMTGSDFDFENMKRKQNDVFGEDEQ